Proteins found in one Microtus pennsylvanicus isolate mMicPen1 chromosome 14, mMicPen1.hap1, whole genome shotgun sequence genomic segment:
- the Cdca4 gene encoding cell division cycle-associated protein 4 isoform X2 — MDSPSYWLQDTMFARGLKRKYGDQEEGVEGFGTVPSYCLQRQSLLDMSLVKLQLCHMLVEPNLCRSVLIANTVRQIQEEMSRDGVWHGMAPQNVEQRAPIDRLVSTEILCRTARGTDGEHPTPELEDDPLQSSASELPVVSSAQGQRNPQSSLWEMDNPQENRGSFQKSLDQIFETLENKSPSSVEELFSDVDSSYYDLDTVLTGMMSGTKPSLCNGLESFAAAPPPPSSTCKSDLAELDHVVEILVET, encoded by the exons ATGGATTCCCCATCCTATTGGCTCCAG GACACAATGTTTGCCAGAGGGCTGAAGAGGAAATACGGTGACCAGGAGGAAGGAGTAGAGGGTTTTGGTACTGTCCCTTCCTATTGCCTGCAGCGGCAGTCACTCCTGGACATGTCCCTGGTCAAGCTCCAGCTCTGCCACATGTTAGTGGAGCCCAACCTCTGCCGCTCGGTCCTCATCGCCAACACGGTCCGGCAGATCCAAGAGGAAATGAGTCGGGATGGTGTGTGGCATGGGATGGCACCCCAGAATGTCGAACAACGGGCACCAATTGACCGCCTGGTCTCCACAGAGATCCTGTGTCGTACAGCCAGGGGAACTGACGGGGAGCACCCCACTCCTGAACTGGAAGATGATCCCCTGCAAAGCTCAGCTTCTGAGCTTCCCGTAGTCAGCTCAGCACAGGGACAGAGAAACCCTCAGAGCAGCCTCTGGGAGATGGACAACCCACAAGAAAACCGGGGAAGCTTTCAGAAGTCACTGGACCAGATatttgagaccctggagaacaAAAGCCCCAGCTCAGTGGAGGAACTCTTCTCAGACGTGGACAGCTCCTACTATGACCTAGACACGGTGCTAACAGGAATGATGAGTGGGACCAAACCCAGTCTCTGCAATGGCCTCGAGAGCTTTGCTGCagctcccccacctcccagctccaCTTGCAAGTCAGATCTGGCTGAGCTGGACCATGTAGTAGAGATTCTGGTGGAGACCTGA
- the Gpr132 gene encoding putative G-protein coupled receptor 132, translating into MRSEPTRAAGNTTLGVLSSETCHTSYEESRVVLVVVYSAVCMLGLPANCLTAWLTLLQVLQRNVVAVYLFCLSLCELLYISTLPLWIIYIQNKHSWNLGPQACKVTAYIFFCNIYISILLLCCISCDRYMAVVYALESRGHRQQKTAFFISACVFVLVGLVNYPVFDITLEKNSCFEPQRMSSRIASYHYVRFTFGFVVPLGMITFTNHQIFKSIKLSTSLSAAQKARVKHSTIAVVTIFLVCFAPYHLVLLIKAAGFSYYQADGAAVCDFEGRLYTVSVMFLCLSTVNSVADPIIYVLITDHSRQEVSRIHTGWKKWSTKTDVIDLKDSEEAHSPTATPYTFPKPVYPPGSQLDELGLQCSPERLSEEFC; encoded by the coding sequence GGAACACCACGCTGGGGGTCCTCTCCTCTGAGACCTGCCACACATCCTATGAGGAGAGCAGAGTGGTCCTGGTGGTGGTGTACAGTGCCGTGTGCATGCTGGGCCTACCGGCCAACTGCCTGACGGCGTGGCTGACGCTGCTGCAGGTGCTGCAGAGGAACGTGGTGGCCGTCTACCTGTTCTGCCTGTCCCTCTGCGAGCTGCTCTACATTAGCACGTTGCCGCTTTGGATCATCTACATCCAGAACAAGCACAGCTGGAACCTGGGCCCGCAGGCCTGCAAAGTGACCGCTTACATCTTCTTCTGCAACATCTACATCAGCATCCTTTTGCTGTGCTGCATTTCCTGCGACCGCTACATGGCGGTGGTCTACGCACTGGAAAGCCGAGGCCACCGCCAGCAGAAGACTGCCTTCttcatctctgcctgtgtgtttgtTCTTGTTGGGCTCGTTAACTACCCTGTGTTCGACATCACGTTGGAGAAGAACTCCTGCTTCGAGCCCCAGAGGATGAGCAGCAGGATAGCCAGCTACCACTACGTGCGTTTCACCTTCGGCTTTGTCGTCCCTCTTGGGATGATCACGTTCACCAACCACCAGATTTTCAAGAGCATCAAGCTGAGCACGAGCCTGAGCGCAGCCCAGAAAGCGAGGGTGAAGCACTCCACCATCGCGGTCGTCACCATCTTCCTGGTCTGCTTCGCCCCTTACCACCTGGTGCTTCTCATCAAAGCTGCCGGCTTTTCCTACTACCAAGCAGACGGGGCTGCCGTGTGTGACTTTGAAGGCAGACTGTACACAGTCTCTGTGATGTTTCTGTGTCTGTCCACAGTTAACAGTGTGGCCGACCCCATCATCTATGTGCTAATTACAGACCATTCTCGGCAAGAGGTGTCCAGGATCCACACAGGGTGGAAAAAGTGGTCCACAAAGACAGATGTTATAGACTTAAAGGACTCCGAGGAGGCACACTCACCCACAGCAACCCCCTACACCTTCCCCAAGCCTGTGTATCCTCCAGGGTCACAGCTGGATGAGCTGGGCTTACAGTGCTCCCCAGAAAGACTGTCTGAGGAATTCTGCTAA
- the Cdca4 gene encoding cell division cycle-associated protein 4 isoform X3: MFARGLKRKYGDQEEGVEGFGTVPSYCLQRQSLLDMSLVKLQLCHMLVEPNLCRSVLIANTVRQIQEEMSRDGVWHGMAPQNVEQRAPIDRLVSTEILCRTARGTDGEHPTPELEDDPLQSSASELPVVSSAQGQRNPQSSLWEMDNPQENRGSFQKSLDQIFETLENKSPSSVEELFSDVDSSYYDLDTVLTGMMSGTKPSLCNGLESFAAAPPPPSSTCKSDLAELDHVVEILVET; encoded by the coding sequence ATGTTTGCCAGAGGGCTGAAGAGGAAATACGGTGACCAGGAGGAAGGAGTAGAGGGTTTTGGTACTGTCCCTTCCTATTGCCTGCAGCGGCAGTCACTCCTGGACATGTCCCTGGTCAAGCTCCAGCTCTGCCACATGTTAGTGGAGCCCAACCTCTGCCGCTCGGTCCTCATCGCCAACACGGTCCGGCAGATCCAAGAGGAAATGAGTCGGGATGGTGTGTGGCATGGGATGGCACCCCAGAATGTCGAACAACGGGCACCAATTGACCGCCTGGTCTCCACAGAGATCCTGTGTCGTACAGCCAGGGGAACTGACGGGGAGCACCCCACTCCTGAACTGGAAGATGATCCCCTGCAAAGCTCAGCTTCTGAGCTTCCCGTAGTCAGCTCAGCACAGGGACAGAGAAACCCTCAGAGCAGCCTCTGGGAGATGGACAACCCACAAGAAAACCGGGGAAGCTTTCAGAAGTCACTGGACCAGATatttgagaccctggagaacaAAAGCCCCAGCTCAGTGGAGGAACTCTTCTCAGACGTGGACAGCTCCTACTATGACCTAGACACGGTGCTAACAGGAATGATGAGTGGGACCAAACCCAGTCTCTGCAATGGCCTCGAGAGCTTTGCTGCagctcccccacctcccagctccaCTTGCAAGTCAGATCTGGCTGAGCTGGACCATGTAGTAGAGATTCTGGTGGAGACCTGA
- the Cdca4 gene encoding cell division cycle-associated protein 4 isoform X1: MAEKTTDDFSLQPVLHLLDTMFARGLKRKYGDQEEGVEGFGTVPSYCLQRQSLLDMSLVKLQLCHMLVEPNLCRSVLIANTVRQIQEEMSRDGVWHGMAPQNVEQRAPIDRLVSTEILCRTARGTDGEHPTPELEDDPLQSSASELPVVSSAQGQRNPQSSLWEMDNPQENRGSFQKSLDQIFETLENKSPSSVEELFSDVDSSYYDLDTVLTGMMSGTKPSLCNGLESFAAAPPPPSSTCKSDLAELDHVVEILVET, from the exons ATGGCTGAGAAGACCACTGATGACTTCTCTCTTCAGCCTGTTCTCCACCTCTTG GACACAATGTTTGCCAGAGGGCTGAAGAGGAAATACGGTGACCAGGAGGAAGGAGTAGAGGGTTTTGGTACTGTCCCTTCCTATTGCCTGCAGCGGCAGTCACTCCTGGACATGTCCCTGGTCAAGCTCCAGCTCTGCCACATGTTAGTGGAGCCCAACCTCTGCCGCTCGGTCCTCATCGCCAACACGGTCCGGCAGATCCAAGAGGAAATGAGTCGGGATGGTGTGTGGCATGGGATGGCACCCCAGAATGTCGAACAACGGGCACCAATTGACCGCCTGGTCTCCACAGAGATCCTGTGTCGTACAGCCAGGGGAACTGACGGGGAGCACCCCACTCCTGAACTGGAAGATGATCCCCTGCAAAGCTCAGCTTCTGAGCTTCCCGTAGTCAGCTCAGCACAGGGACAGAGAAACCCTCAGAGCAGCCTCTGGGAGATGGACAACCCACAAGAAAACCGGGGAAGCTTTCAGAAGTCACTGGACCAGATatttgagaccctggagaacaAAAGCCCCAGCTCAGTGGAGGAACTCTTCTCAGACGTGGACAGCTCCTACTATGACCTAGACACGGTGCTAACAGGAATGATGAGTGGGACCAAACCCAGTCTCTGCAATGGCCTCGAGAGCTTTGCTGCagctcccccacctcccagctccaCTTGCAAGTCAGATCTGGCTGAGCTGGACCATGTAGTAGAGATTCTGGTGGAGACCTGA